The Fusarium musae strain F31 chromosome 10, whole genome shotgun sequence DNA window AGGAATATCTCGCTTTCTAGTTTTTCCCCTGCTCCCTTGAGCCCATAGCTTTCATCCTTTCAATCGCTGAAGCccaacagcatcatcttgCATCATGGCTTCATCAGGCACAGATGATTTAACCATGCAGCAGTTATGGGACGAAGCAGCTGAGCGATTTCTGGCTCGTACCGGAAAAGGCCTCAACCGAAAGCCTCCAATGACAATAGACGACGTGCGAAAACAGATAGAATCGCGAGATGATCCGAATACAAATAGTGACGCCGCAAGTACACTGAAACATAAAAAGGACATAGGCCTGAATATCCTTGAATGCCTAAAACTCCTCGGTGGCATAGCTGCACAAGGTGCTAGCGTGGTAATTTCATTCGATTCGATTGAACCTACAAGCCATTGACACTTGAACAGGTTTTCCAACCGGCAAGTGTGGTGTTTAACGCCATGAGTATACTTCTGGAAGCCCCCAAGAAGATACGAGACTTCCATGAAGCAATTGACGAAGTTTTTGCCGTTGTCGCACCGTCTCTGAGCCAATTTAGGATCTATGAGCGCATCGAGCAGTTCAGGAAGATTGATACCGACTTGACTCGTGCAATTCATATCACCATGATCAGTCTAGTCGATATTTGCGCCTTGGTCATAACACTCAAAGACCCTAATAGCAAATGGAGCAAGTTCAAGTCCAACGTCAAGAAGGCGTTGCTTGACGATGACTCAGGGCTCAGCGTTGAGTTGAGGAAATTTAGACAGGCCATTCATGGACAACAGTCAGTCGAGGCGACTTTGACATTAGAAGTTGCTCTGGAAAGCAGACACGAAGTATCCATTATCCTCGCAAAGGTCTTCGAGACTGGAAAGTGGACCGAAGAGATTGCCAGCAAGATCACCACGTTGCAGCAGGCAGAGACCAAGCGAGCACAGGACACGACGAAGAAGGCATACTTGTCTAAGATAAAAGAAAAGCTTGGTATTGATGAAAAAGACCTTGAGGTCAGCAGAGACATGTTCAAGAGACTGTGCGACTCCAGGGTCGAGAACAGCGGGAGCTGgcttgatgacgaggaagcgTATACTTCTTGGGCTGACGCAGATGCTGCCGGGGCACGACCTCTACTATTGCTACTTGGCGAAAAGAACACCGGGAGATCTACTACCGTTTCAACGATTGTCCAGAAACTCAAAGCCAGATACAAGACACCGACAGAACGGTCTTCCAGAGTTCTCCTGGCCTGGTATTTCTTCCCTTCACTATCAGATAAAGCTGATAAGGGTGATCCGACGCCAGCTCGAACAGCCCTGAAGCATATTGCTTTACAACTGGCGGAGCAAGACATGGCACTTGCCAAGAGCATAGCCTCCATCTGTGAAGAGAAAGATAATGGCACTTACTTCACTGATGTGAGCTGTGAATCGTTGTGGAAGGACCTGAAACTTGGACAACCACGTGGAGATACGACTTACTACTTCATATTCGATGGAGTGGAAAAACTATCGAAGATGCATGCCGATGCCGGCACGCAGTTATTTTCTGTTATCAAGGAGGCTAGTCACTCACATGCTGCAGAAAGCGATAGGAGAGGGATTCGGCTCCTGGTTAGTGGCAAAGGTGACGCAGTCCAATCACTCGGACGTTTCGAATCCCCAACAATCAACATAGCGAAGTCCAACAGTTCAGACATTGAATCGTATATCAAGAGGGCAATGCGCAAATACGATATCTTCCAGGGCAACGACTCGAAGGACGAAACAAGCCGTCAGAAAATCAACGAGAAACTGATAGAGATGGCAGGCGGAAGTTTTTTCAAAGTCCAGTCAGCACTGGATAGAATTAAGGACCTGGTAGATTCAGGCGGACAGGAGTCAGAACTAGATGATCTGTTGACAGAGTCTGACTGGGGCCGAGAGGCGATTTCGAAAAATGTTGTTGCCGAGCTTCAAGAGCAACTATCCCCACAGAATATTGATGAGATAAATGAGCTGTTGATCTGGGTAGTCTATGGTTTTGAGTGGCTTAGTGTCGATCAACTGGAGGCAGCGCTTGTGAGTTTGCTGTCTGGAATTTCTGAAGACATAGATGCTGACCTACTAAGTTCCTTCGGTTCGGATCAACTCCACTTCAGAAGCTGGCGAAGAAACTACAGGGGAAATATTCCAGACTTTTTGAGGTCGATGGGCAGATCACTGTTCGGCGCGATCTCCTATCCTTGGTAATCAAGGACCCAAAGCAACTACAATCCGTCGATGACGACACCCCAAGGATAACAGcgaccatcaccatcacaaaGGGCGACATTACAACGGTGCAGAACTTCCTTTGGGCCTTATTCCAAAAGTCAGTGGTTGACAAGTTCGAGTTTGAGCCACTAGCTGGACAGGTTACTCAGACTAAGGGCGAAATCAGGGTGAACGGGTACGACGCACACTTAGCGATAGTGATGCAGGCCATAAGTTTCTTGATAAAGAAGCCAGATGATAGGACTGAAAGTCTGGGAAGATATCTAGTCTGTAACCTTCCTAAACATCTGAAGGAACTTAACAACCCAGAAAGTGATTACAAAGTCGATAATGcagcaaagaaagaaattgGCAGTATGCTTTTCGACATCCTCGGCCAAGGCACCATCATCAGGAGGCATTGGAACCACTTCGTTGATTTGCCTCTGTTCGGCGACACGACGCAAATCTCGACACTTCTGACATGGCTACAGGATCCTGATGTTACTGGACATTTCGGGATATATCAAATGGATTGGCTGGACAAGGTTATCTCAAGCCCGAGTCCCCACCGTGCTTTACTCTCCTCTATGGCCCGTGAAGTGGGCCACAGATGGCTCAAAAGCCGCGGGAATGACCCTTGTGAAGCATATAGGTCTCTCATCCGGTATCTCACATTAGTAAGTCTAGAATGAATCCTTGTTCAGGCATGTGTCTAGCTTTCTTTGACTAACATCATACTAGGAAGTTTCCGAGGGAGATTCAAATGCGTCCGACGAATCGCTTGTGATTTTGAGCACAGATGAAGAGACTttgcttcttgacaaggcAGAGCGCTGGAGCAAGTGCATACTTCAAGTTACGGAAGAGCAATCTTTGTGGTACGAGAGAATTGGTGAGACTGCCAGAAAGGTCGATGAGTTCGATTATGCGATAGCGATGTTCTTGAAGGCAACTAAGATGCCTGGAGTGTCATGGACGTGTTACAAAGGTCTAGCACAAGCATATTATCAAGCAGGAAAACTGAAAGACGCCTGCGCATCACAGAAGAAGGCGTTGGAGGCTCTCTCCGATGTGAAAGAGTCTTACTCTGGCGCAATCTGGGCATTGAACATGGATCTTGGAAAATGGTACTTTGAACTAAAGGAGCCGGACCAAGCAACTATCTACTACGAAAAGGCTCTAGAGGCGAGTCAAGCTGACGAGACATATTACCGCGTGCTGGAAGCCAGCCTTACATCGCAGTCTAATGACCGTACATTAGACCTTGTTGAATCTATGAGTCATAAGATGTCTACAGATTGCGGTATAAGCCGCCTAGGTTCTACACTTCTACTCATGGCAGCGGAGGAAGAAACTTACGAAAGGTACTTCACCAGTCTGCTCTCGCTAACCGATTCCCGCGATGGGATGCTCGGGATGGTTCTAAGCGCCATGGACGAAGCTATCCAGCTCGCAGCTGACAGAGAGCTGCTGTTTGAGAAGAGCGCCCTTCGGCTCTACAAGGGTTTTGCACTCTATTATTACGGAAAAGAAGCCGATGAGGATCCACTCGCCTCTGCAGTTAGACTTTGGGAGGAATGCCACTCTGATGCGAGAAAGGTTATTGAAGAAACCGGCACTTACGTCCAGTGGAAATGGATGTGGTTGGGCGGCCAAGTCATCAATGGTATAGTGCGCCATTACTTCAAAGAAGCAACGACAGAAAACACCGAGTCCTCAGCTTTTGGAAAGTTTGGTGAGATCATTGTCGGCCACAGAATTTCGTACGACGACAACCGGGTGTCCCCAGCCGAGTCTTACATGGGAGCCTACGAAGTCCTGCAAGGAAACCTTACCGCAGCAAGAGCACATTTCCGCAAGAACATGCTTACAGCTCATGAGATGCTATCTGACGATACGGACGAgaatgatgcagatgcatatTTCGTCTTGTTCCAGTGTCTACTTCATACAGGGGATGACATTAATGCTCTTATCGCCTTTGAGCTTACAGGACCGATAGAGAAGACGGTCGAAATGAGGCTTGGTGAGATTCGGGGTGAGGATAAATTCGCCGCAAcggagcttcttgagtttGTGAAAGAGAAGTTCTCACCGAGTGATGCCGCCCCGACCAGGTACACGGCTGTCCTGGAAGAGTTGCAACGACGAATCCATCTGGAACatgacaaggatgagaatgCCGCCACAACTGAGTCCTATGAGAGGATCTACTCGCTTCTGGCCCAGAAACGACCTGCTGCGGAGGATGGAAATGGGCCAAACCAGCCGTATGAGATCACTTACGGCGATATTGTGATCAACTGGCGATACTATTGTAACGGAAATTGCGGAAGGACCTGGGATTTCGAGACTGACATCAACATCTGTAAATACTGCTGGGACACTCCGTTTTGTCAAAACTGTTTACCGCTGCTTCAACAAGGCACATCAAAGATGTTGGCTTGTGATGCAAGCCATAAGTGGCTTCATGTTCCGCGGTGGAACTTAAGAGAGAGCACAGGTCTGCGTGATGGGACTGTCATGATGGGAGGCGAAATTGTTGATGGTCGACATATCGGGGGGCAGagagtcaagatcaaggagtgGTTGAGTACAATCTGGAAGGAATGGGATATAGAGTAGCATAGCGCAGTTGGTGTTGTCGCCCATTTCCCGAAAACACGTTCTTTTGTACCCCGCTGCAAGGATATACGTAAGGGAAAAACCGAAACCGATCGCTCACAACAAGGATCCGAAGGCGCGATAGTTCAAAAAGTTTATACGACGGAGAAATATCGCGGCCCGAAAATGATACGCATCCACCTTGTGAGCACGCAATTTGAGTTCAGCATGTCGTTTCCCAGTGATCCCTGATAGGAAATCCACAAGAAAAAAGCTTTCGTGTGGCTGATATTCATGACGTTCAGTGGTAGTTCACGCCACAAGCTGCTTTGTGTATCAACACAAAACTTTGTTGTTCTGGAAATTGTTGTTTTGGTGGTCAATAAACATCACGAGACTTATGTGGCCTTCCCAATGCTTTCTATTGCgtcaacgatgatgaagattgatCACCATCCTCTGGAGAAATAATAGACCTTTGGGAGAAGTCCTTGCAGAAAAACCCTGAGCATCTGGATCCTGTTATCAATTGTATTTCTTAGCTGCTCCATCACCGGCCCGACAACCCACACGGCCCCATACGACCCAACCAGGACAAATATAGACATTGAGCCCGTGAGCATAGACGCTTGTCGTGCGCAATTACTCCATTCAGACCactcgccaagaagaacgtGCTGTACGACAACTGCGTCGTGATCGGCCTCGTCCGACCAGATCTGCAACGCTTTTTATAAGATGGTTCCCCAATCTTCTGACTCTGAAGGCGCATCTGCCGAACCATCGCAATCCAACACAGAAATGGCCTCTAATTCTGAAAAGGTCGTCACAGGTAGCGACATTCAAGCTACGGACAAGAGAGAGGGGGATGTTGTCTCTACAGGGTCTCTCAAGAATGAGCCCGTAATTGGAAGAGCTCAGATTTTGGGTGCTACAGCAGAGGAAATTATCGAAGCAGAAGAGCATGCGCGTACGATGGACTTGGATGAGGCAAGAAAGGTGAGAAGAATCAATGCTGGCCCTTGATAGTCGCTAACATCGATCCAGCGCGCTGGAAACCTGATTTACCTTCATGAGCATGACCCAAACTTCAGCTCAGAATCCATCATCCGCATTCAAGAGTTTCTTAGCAACGAAGACATCTTCGCCAATCCCCAGAACCACGCAGATCTCATCTCAGACATCAAGACTGAGATTTCACTCGTCACCATCAACTCACCCTACGCAGAAGTCCGCGCCGTAGTAAGCAACAAGGACGACCCATCGACACCAGCTGGAACCATTCGAGCCTGGACTATTGGTTTGTTCTTCGTGATCGTGCAGAGCTTCGTGAATCAACTGTTCTCAGTGCGACAACCGACTATCCGACTTCAAGCGCCAGTCATCCAACTCCTCTCGTTTCCGCTGGGTAAAGCTTGGGAGAAATGGCTTCCTGTTGGCGAGTTCACGCTGTTTGGCCAGAAGTTGCAGCTCAATCCTGGAAAGTTCAATCAGAAGGAGCACATGCTGATCTCTATCATGGCGAATGTCTCGACAAGTTTGCCGCATTCGCGATATATCATTTTTACTAGTTGGTTAAAGAAGTACTTTGACCTGCCATTTGCTGCGGACTTTGGTTTTCAGATCTGCCTCTCAGTGAGTAGAATTGTGAAAAACTCACTGAGCTTGACTAACCGGGATAGCTGGCTATGAATTTGCTGGGCTTCGGTCTTGCTGGGCTGGCGCGACGTTTCTTAGTCTACCCATCCTTCTGCATCTGGCCTCGCTCCCTAGCAACCATAGCCCTCAACCAGAGTCTACACAATGGTAAGTCATTGGAAGCTGCAGATCTAGTATGCAAAATTGACTGACCGCGGCAGAATCTGGAAACGCAAGCGTGCTTGGTCCTTTCAAGAAAATGTACAGCATGTCCCGATATCGCTTCTTCATGCTCTCTTTCGCCGCCATGTTcgtctggttctggttcccCGACTTTATCGCTACTGCCTTGTCTCTCTTCAACTGGATGGCATGGATCTCGCCCAACAACTTCACCCTTACAGCTATCACTGGTGTAACCAAAGGCCTCGGTTTTAACCCTCTTCCTACATTTGACTGGAACGTTGCTACCTACTATATTGATCCTCTACTGGTCCCCTTTCATGTCACTGTCAACATGTTTC harbors:
- a CDS encoding hypothetical protein (EggNog:ENOG41) — encoded protein: MASSGTDDLTMQQLWDEAAERFLARTGKGLNRKPPMTIDDVRKQIESRDDPNTNSDAASTLKHKKDIGLNILECLKLLGGIAAQGASVVFQPASVVFNAMSILLEAPKKIRDFHEAIDEVFAVVAPSLSQFRIYERIEQFRKIDTDLTRAIHITMISLVDICALVITLKDPNSKWSKFKSNVKKALLDDDSGLSVELRKFRQAIHGQQSVEATLTLEVALESRHEVSIILAKVFETGKWTEEIASKITTLQQAETKRAQDTTKKAYLSKIKEKLGIDEKDLEVSRDMFKRLCDSRVENSGSWLDDEEAYTSWADADAAGARPLLLLLGEKNTGRSTTVSTIVQKLKARYKTPTERSSRVLLAWYFFPSLSDKADKGDPTPARTALKHIALQLAEQDMALAKSIASICEEKDNGTYFTDVSCESLWKDLKLGQPRGDTTYYFIFDGVEKLSKMHADAGTQLFSVIKEASHSHAAESDRRGIRLLVSGKGDAVQSLGRFESPTINIAKSNSSDIESYIKRAMRKYDIFQGNDSKDETSRQKINEKLIEMAGGSFFKVQSALDRIKDLVDSGGQESELDDLLTESDWGREAISKNVVAELQEQLSPQNIDEINELLIWVVYGFEWLSVDQLEAALKLAKKLQGKYSRLFEVDGQITVRRDLLSLVIKDPKQLQSVDDDTPRITATITITKGDITTVQNFLWALFQKSVVDKFEFEPLAGQVTQTKGEIRVNGYDAHLAIVMQAISFLIKKPDDRTESLGRYLVCNLPKHLKELNNPESDYKVDNAAKKEIGSMLFDILGQGTIIRRHWNHFVDLPLFGDTTQISTLLTWLQDPDVTGHFGIYQMDWLDKVISSPSPHRALLSSMAREVGHRWLKSRGNDPCEAYRSLIRYLTLEVSEGDSNASDESLVILSTDEETLLLDKAERWSKCILQVTEEQSLWYERIGETARKVDEFDYAIAMFLKATKMPGVSWTCYKGLAQAYYQAGKLKDACASQKKALEALSDVKESYSGAIWALNMDLGKWYFELKEPDQATIYYEKALEASQADETYYRVLEASLTSQSNDRTLDLVESMSHKMSTDCGISRLGSTLLLMAAEEETYERYFTSLLSLTDSRDGMLGMVLSAMDEAIQLAADRELLFEKSALRLYKGFALYYYGKEADEDPLASAVRLWEECHSDARKVIEETGTYVQWKWMWLGGQVINGIVRHYFKEATTENTESSAFGKFGEIIVGHRISYDDNRVSPAESYMGAYEVLQGNLTAARAHFRKNMLTAHEMLSDDTDENDADAYFVLFQCLLHTGDDINALIAFELTGPIEKTVEMRLGEIRGEDKFAATELLEFVKEKFSPSDAAPTRYTAVLEELQRRIHLEHDKDENAATTESYERIYSLLAQKRPAAEDGNGPNQPYEITYGDIVINWRYYCNGNCGRTWDFETDINICKYCWDTPFCQNCLPLLQQGTSKMLACDASHKWLHVPRWNLRESTGLRDGTVMMGGEIVDGRHIGGQRVKIKEWLSTIWKEWDIE